One Companilactobacillus heilongjiangensis genomic window, ATCATTCAATCCTCAAGAAATGAATATCGAGTTGAACATGAGTAATGATGTGGCTTATCTGGATAATATTTTGAGCTATTCATCTAATCGACCTTTCATCTACGGTTGCCACAACTTCTATCCTCAACGTGGGACTGGTTTACCACTAGATTTCTTCATCAGAGCCTCGCAGAGATTTAAGAATCAAGGTATCGAAACAGCTGCCTTTATCACTTCGCAAGCTGGAACAATCGGACCTTGGGATATCAATGATGGCTTGCCAACTTTGGAAATGCACCGTGATTTGCCATTGGATGTTCAAGCTAAACATCTTTTCGCTACCAACTTGATTGACTGCGTAATTATCGGAAATGCTTATGCCTCGGAAGATGAGTTACGTCGTCTTGGAGAATTGGATCGTTATCAACTAGTCTTCAATGTGGCTTTATCCGAAGGCATTACTCAATTGGAGCGTGAAGTTCTGCTTGATAATCAACATGTCAGACGTGGTGATATCACTGATTTAGTTATCCGTTCGACTGAAGTTCGTAAGAAGTATAAAGCTAACGATAATCCCGTTAATTCCGATACACATACCTTTGTCCGTGGCGATATTGTCATTGGTAACGATGAATTCGGCAAGTATAAGAATGAATTGCAGGTTGTTTTACAGGACCACAGCGATATCAGAAAAAATCGTGTCGCCCAAATTCCAACAGATGAATTGTTCCTATTAGATTACATCGGACCATGGGACAAATTCCGTTTTAGGAGATGATCTTGTGAATAGTCTCTATATAAAAAACGGTAAGGATATCGATGAACAGCCTTTGGAATTGTTATTGGAAGATGGAAAAATTATCGATATGGCACCGCAATTAGATGTCGTCGCTGATGAAGTTATCAATTTGCAAGGACATTCGTACGTTTCTGCAGGTTGGATTGATGACCATGTCCACTGTTATGAAAAAATGTCGCTTTACTATGATGACCCTGACTTGGTTGGCTGCTGTAACGGCGTTACAACGGTGATTGATGCGGGCTCAACAGGTGCTGACAATATCGGTGACTTTTATCATCTGGCACAAGCAAAGAAAACTAACGTCTATGCGATGATTAACATTTCTAAAACGGGAATCTTGGCTCAAGATGAATTAGGCGATATGGATCGACTTCAATTTGATGATTTACAACAGGCTATCAACGATTATCCGAACTTTATTATTGGCTTGAAAGCTCGTATCAGTAAATCGGTTGTCGTTGGTAATGGGATTAAGCCACTAATAGTTGCTAAAGAATTTCAAAAGAAATTATCACAACGATTGCCACTAATGGTGCATGTCGGGACTAATCCACCAGAGTTATCAGAGATTATGGATGTCATGGAATCTGGCGATATTATGACGCATTGCTTCAATGGTAAGGATAATGGCATTCTCAATCCGGATGGTTCAATCAAAGATTTCGTTCGTGAAGGTCTCGATAAAGGCATTATTTTTGATGTCGGTCACGGAACGGAAAGTTTCAATTTTGAAACAGCTGAGGCGGCATTCAAGAATCATATTTATCCGCAGAGTCTCAGTACCGATATTTACCACGGTAATCGTGAACATGGTCCAGTTTATAATCTGGCAACGTGTATCGAAAAGATGTTGTATCTTGGTTTTGATCTGCCAGAAATTTTGCCAATGATCACGACTGTTCCAGCAGCCAATTATCACTTAACCAATAAAGGAAAATTGGCTATTGGCATGGACGCTGACGTAACGATTTTCAATATTGAAGATTTTTCCAAAACGTTGGTTGATTCAGATGGCAACACTCGTAAAAGTACCAAGACTGTCGAACCAATCTATAGTATTGTCGGCGGCAACGCGTATCTGATTGGAGAATAATATGGATATTTATAAAAAATATAACTTGAAGCACGTCATCAACGCTGATGGAAAAATGACTATCCTTGGTGTTTCTAAGGTGTCTGATGAAGTGGTTGAAGCTCAAAAACAAGGTGCCCAAAACTTTTTTGAAATGGGTGACCTGCTTATTCAAACGGGTAAATATTTAGCCCATTTGGTTAATAGTGAAGATGCTTTAGTAGTTAACTCGGCTTCAGCTGGTATCGCCGAAACGATTGCTGGAATCATTGGACAAGGCAGTCATTATCACGTTTATCATCCATATACTGACCGAATTTCTAAACGAGAAGTTATTTTGCCTATGGGACATGACGTTGACTATGGTGCGCCAGTTGATGTCATGCTTGGTGTTGCTGGTGCCAAAATGGTTCCTGCTGGATACGCCAATATGTGTACACCTGAACATTTGGAAATGCAAATAACTGATCAGACAGCGGCTATTCTTT contains:
- a CDS encoding DUF871 domain-containing protein codes for the protein MTKRTLGISLYPDHSDVNEDKRYLVLASQYGFTRIFMSMLEVSEGKEKVAQKFTDLIKFAKGLGFSTTLDIAPNIFDQLGISYDDLDFFSELGADAIRLDQGFDGQKEALLSFNPQEMNIELNMSNDVAYLDNILSYSSNRPFIYGCHNFYPQRGTGLPLDFFIRASQRFKNQGIETAAFITSQAGTIGPWDINDGLPTLEMHRDLPLDVQAKHLFATNLIDCVIIGNAYASEDELRRLGELDRYQLVFNVALSEGITQLEREVLLDNQHVRRGDITDLVIRSTEVRKKYKANDNPVNSDTHTFVRGDIVIGNDEFGKYKNELQVVLQDHSDIRKNRVAQIPTDELFLLDYIGPWDKFRFRR
- a CDS encoding amidohydrolase/deacetylase family metallohydrolase, which encodes MNSLYIKNGKDIDEQPLELLLEDGKIIDMAPQLDVVADEVINLQGHSYVSAGWIDDHVHCYEKMSLYYDDPDLVGCCNGVTTVIDAGSTGADNIGDFYHLAQAKKTNVYAMINISKTGILAQDELGDMDRLQFDDLQQAINDYPNFIIGLKARISKSVVVGNGIKPLIVAKEFQKKLSQRLPLMVHVGTNPPELSEIMDVMESGDIMTHCFNGKDNGILNPDGSIKDFVREGLDKGIIFDVGHGTESFNFETAEAAFKNHIYPQSLSTDIYHGNREHGPVYNLATCIEKMLYLGFDLPEILPMITTVPAANYHLTNKGKLAIGMDADVTIFNIEDFSKTLVDSDGNTRKSTKTVEPIYSIVGGNAYLIGE